Within the Novosphingobium pentaromativorans US6-1 genome, the region GAAGTGAGCCCGGCCACATTCGGCGCGCTGATCGCGTTCCACGAGCATCGCACTTTCGCCAATGCGGTGCTGATGGGTATCAATCCCTTCGACCAGTTCGGTGTCGAACTGGGCAAGGAAATCGCCAAGCAGATCGAGAAGGGCGGCACCAAGTTCGATCCTTCGACCGAGGCGCTGCTGGAACTGGCCGGAATCAGCTGAGGCCGCTTCGGGGCCTTTTCGGCCCTGAAATGACCGAGTGGCAATTTCAGTATTCGGCAAGAATTAACCCTGTAAGGTCGGCCGCGATCGGTGATTGCGGCCCGCCTTTTTTCCGGATGCGCGGCGAAGGCATGCGGGCCTGCATGGGCAGGGGGACAAGGCCATGGCGAGGCCTTCGCGAGTGGTACGTGATGCGGTCATGGCGAGTGTCCTCGCAATGGCCCTGGCAGGTTGCGGCGGCGGCGGCAGCGGGAGCGTCAATTCGACGCCGAGCCCGGCGCCCAGTCCGACTCCCGGCCCCACACCAAGCCCGACACCTACGCCCACACCTACGCCCACACCTACGCCCACTCCTACGCCGACTCCGGTGCCTACCGGCTACGTCATCACGCCCGAGAGCCAGCAGCCCCGGCGATCGGTGCAGGACGATGCCGAATATCGGAACAACTACGTCTCGTTCGAGTACGTCAATGCGCTCTATGCGCTCGACAACGGATGGACGGGGCAGGGCGTGAAGGTTGCCGTGCTCGATGACGGCGTGAAGGAAGTGTCCGAACTTCAGGGCAAGATTTCCAGCCTCAGCCGCGATTACGGCACGGTCACCGAAAACGGCGTAACCACGCAGCGCAATGTCATCGGTGACGACTATTCCGACCATGGCACGATGGTCGCGGGCGTGATTGCCGCACGCAACAACGGCACCGGCGTGCAGGGCATTGCACCAGGCGCCGAAATCGTCGCCCTGCGCATCAGCGAGATCGATCTGGACACCACCGATCCCGACGCGCAGGAGACCCTGGGCATAGGAATCTCGCAGGCCATGGCCTATGCCGGGGACAACGGCATCAAGGTCGTCAATGCCTCGATCGCCAAGATCGATCCGGCAGTGGCGAGCCCGACCTGGGCGCAGATGGTGGCGCGCTACCAGACGACCGGGGGACTCTTCGTCAATGCTGCCGGCAATGACAGCGCGGCCAATGTCGACGGCTACCTCGACCTCAATTCCAGCAATTCGCGAAGCTGGCTGTTCGTCGTCGCGCTGGAGGGCACGCAGACCAGCTACGAACTTACCGATTATTCGAATCAGTGCGGCACGAAGGCGATGAACAATTGCGTCGCAGCCATGGGCACGAATGCAACGCAATATACCGATGGCTCGCTCGTCCTGTTCAGCGGGACGAGCTCGGCAACACCGCAGGTCAGTGGTCTTGCCGCCCTGATCCTGAGCAAGTGGCCCCAGCTGACCGGCGTCGAGGCCGGGGAAGTTATCGTCAACACCGCCCGCGACATCGGTGCGCCGGGCGTGGACCCGGTCTTCGGGCATGGCCTGATCGACGCGAAGGCTGCGCTTTCGCCGGTCGATCCAACCTTGTCCAACGGCGTGACCCAGACATCGCTGACAAGTTCCAGCCTCGTCGTTCCCACTGCGGTCGGCGCTGCCGGGCTCAAGGCACGGGCGCTGGGCAATGTGACGGTGCTGGATGCGTACGGACGGGATTTTACCGGCGACCTGTCGGGCCTCGTCGCGCAGCCTGGCGTTGACCGCTTCTCGATAGAGCGGCGGATGCGGGTGCAGGCCAACGCCGGAAGCGCGCGGCTGGCGACCCGCGATCTCGATGCCAGCGCGGGCTTCACCCGCTTGCGGGTCGGGCCGGGTGAGGATGAAGTGCGCACGATGCTGACCAACGGCCATATCGCCTGGCGAAGCGGCAAGACGTGGTTCAGCGCCTCGCTGAATTCCAGCGACAGCGTTTCGAGCGAATTCATGGGCCTCGCGCCGAGTTCCGACGCGGTCTTTGCCTATTCTCCGGTCGCCGATCTGGCGGTTACTGCGGAACGTCCCCTCGCCGGGGGACGCCTTGGCGTGTCGGTGGTGGGTGGCCGCGCCGATTACGGTGCGGCCAATGGTGCGCTCATTTCCTGGCGCAAGGGAGGAACCGGTCTCAAGGCGGGGCTGCTCGACGAGCAGGGAACCGTCTTCGGCACGCCGACCGGAAGCGGCGCGCTGCGCTTTGGCGACGGCGCTCGAACGGCTTTCCTCGAAGTCGCGCAGTCCGCGCAGCTGGGGTCCTGGAGGCTCTCGGGCTATGCCAGCCTTGGAGCAACCAGGCTGAAGCTGGCCGACGACATGCTGCTGACCGATGCCGGGACATTCCTTACCAGTCGTTTCGCAGTCTCGATGAGCCGGTCGGCTTTCGGCGGGACGCTTCGGCTTGGGCTTGCCCAGCCCCTGACAGTCGTTTCGGGCGAGGGGACCTACACCATCGGCTCGGGTTATGACCTTGCCACCCGTTCGCTGTTGTTCACCGACCGCCGCGTCGACTTTGCAGGAGCGATCGATCCACTGCTGACCGTGGGTTTCGAGAAGGGCGGGCCGCGCTCGCTGCTGCGCATGGGTATGGCAAGTACTGCCGATGTGCGGGATTTGCGGGCGCTGGGAACCTGGCGACTGGTCCTGAACTGACCGCTGCCCCGGCTCCGCGAGCCAGGGCAGGACGGGATTAAAAACTCCGCGATTGTGCTCAGGCGGTTGGCAATCGCGGTTTCGATGCCCCATATGCGCCCCGACCAGTCCAATGGCGCAGGCCGGGAGCATGTGAATGTCCGAGTACGATTACGACCTTTTCACCATCGGCGCCGGTTCGGGCGGCGTGCGCGCCAGCCGCGTTGCGGCTGCGCACGGTGCGCGGGTGGCCGTAGCCGAGGAATTCAGGGTTGGCGGGACATGCGTGATCCGCGGCTGCGTGCCCAAGAAGATGCTCGTCTACGGCGCCCATTTCGCCGAGGACCTGGAAGATGCCAAGCACTTCGGCTGGGACATTCCCGAGGCCAAGTTCGACTGGGTCAAGCTGCGTGACAACGTGCTCAACGACGTAGACCGCCTCAATGGCCTATACACGCAGACGCTTACCAGTCACGAAGTGGAGATCTTCCACGAGCGGGCGAGGATCACCGGTCCGCACGAGATTACCTTGTCGAGCGGCGAGAAGAAGACGGCCAAGGTCATCCTCATCGCGACGGGCGCGCGGCCGCATGTGCCCTCATGCCCCGGGCATGAGCTGGGCATCACTTCGAACGAGGCCTTCCACCTCGATGCGATACCCGGCCGCGTGCTGATTGCCGGTGCGGGCTATATCGCCAACGAGTTCGCGGGGATCTTCAACGAGTTCGGCGCCAAGGTGACGCTGATGAATCGCTCCGACCAGCTTCTTCGCGGATACGATGAAAGCGTGCGCGACCGCCTGCTACAGATCTCGCTCACCAAGGGTATCGAATTCCGCTTCAATGCACAGTTCGAGAAGATCGAGCAGAACGAGGACGGCTCGCTCAAGGTCTCGATGAGTAACCACGATCCCATGGACGTCGATTGCGTCCTGTTCGCTACCGGCCGCGTGCCCAACGTCGAGGGGCTTGGCCTCGAAGACGTCGGTGTGGAAGTCGACGACAAGGGGGCGATCAAGGTCGACGAGTATTCGCAGACCAGCGTCGATCACATCTACGCCGTGGGCGACGTGACGAACCGCGTTCAACTTACCCCGGTCGCCATCCGCGAAGGACAGGCCTTTGCCGATACGGTCTTCGGCGACAAGCCGACGACGGTCGACTACAGCTGCATTCCCTCGGCCGTTTTCAGCCATCCGCCGATCGCAGGCGTGGGCATGACCGAGGGAGAGGCGAACCGGACGCTGGGCTCGGTGCGGGTCTATACCAGCGACTTCCGGCCGATGAAGAATGTGGTCGCGCATCGCAACGAGCGCTCGCTCTACAAGATGATCTGCGACGCCGAGACGGACCGCGTCGTGGGTCTGCACATGATCGGGCCCGAGGCGCCCGAAATCATGCAGGCCGCCGCCATTGCGGTGAAGGCAGGGCTGACCAAGGCCGACTTCGACGCAACGGTCGCGGTGCACCCGACGATGTCCGAGGAACTGGTCCTGCTCAAGTGACCCGGGCGCACGCTTGCGCTCAGGCGGGGGTTGAATGACAGCCTGAGGGGTCTATGCCCCCTCGCATGCGTGTTTTCCGATGGTTGCCCGCGAGTCTTCTCGCGGTGCTTTCGACCCCTGCGCTGGCCCATGGCGGGCACGTCCACGCCGATGCCAGCCCCTGGACACTCTGGCAGTTGTCGCCCGAGATCATTGTCGGTCTCGTGGTCGTTGCCCTGATCTACTGGAAAGGCAGCCGGCACGGCCTCGTTGCCGAGCGATGGCGGCTCGTGGCGTTCAACGGCGGGCTGCTCGCCTTGTTCGTGGCGCTGATCTCTCCGGTCGAGCGGCTGGCAGATCACATCTTCGCGGTCCATCAGGTCGAGCACATGCTGCTGCGCACGGTGGCGCCGATGCTCATCTTCCTGGCGCGCCCGCAGGCAGCGCTGGTGCGCGGGCTGCCCAGGGGCGTTAGCCGGTTCTTCGCGGGTTCCGGGCCCTTGCGTGGCCTCGTCGAATTCCTGCGCATCCCGTTCGTGGCGACGGTCCTGTTTCTCGCGGCCAGCCTGTTCTGGATGTTGCCCCACTGGCACGATCTCGCGATTCTCGACGAGCCGATCCATTACATGTGGCACATCAGCCTGCTGGTGACCGGACTGAACTTCTTCTCGGTCATCTTTGACCGGCGCGCCGCGCCGCAGGGGCCGGGGCTGGGCGCGCGGCTTGCGATGTTCGTCTTCGCGGCGCTGGGCAATATCGTGCTGGGCGCATTCCTGACGTTCAAGACGATTCCGCTCTACGACGCCTACCTGGCGCTGGGACACATGTGGCATGTCTCGATGCTCACCGACGAGCAGACCGGCGGCATCATCATGTGGATCCCTGGCACGATGATGTTCGCGATTTCGGCGCTCGTGGTGATCCACCGCTGGGGCAGCGAGGAGGAGCGGCTGGTGTCGCGCCGGATGCGGACGGGACGCGAACTGACCGCCGAGCGAGGACCGGCCAATCGCGCCCTCGCGATCGGTCTGGCGGGCTTCGCGCTGCTCATGCTGGCG harbors:
- a CDS encoding S8 family peptidase, coding for MASVLAMALAGCGGGGSGSVNSTPSPAPSPTPGPTPSPTPTPTPTPTPTPTPTPTPVPTGYVITPESQQPRRSVQDDAEYRNNYVSFEYVNALYALDNGWTGQGVKVAVLDDGVKEVSELQGKISSLSRDYGTVTENGVTTQRNVIGDDYSDHGTMVAGVIAARNNGTGVQGIAPGAEIVALRISEIDLDTTDPDAQETLGIGISQAMAYAGDNGIKVVNASIAKIDPAVASPTWAQMVARYQTTGGLFVNAAGNDSAANVDGYLDLNSSNSRSWLFVVALEGTQTSYELTDYSNQCGTKAMNNCVAAMGTNATQYTDGSLVLFSGTSSATPQVSGLAALILSKWPQLTGVEAGEVIVNTARDIGAPGVDPVFGHGLIDAKAALSPVDPTLSNGVTQTSLTSSSLVVPTAVGAAGLKARALGNVTVLDAYGRDFTGDLSGLVAQPGVDRFSIERRMRVQANAGSARLATRDLDASAGFTRLRVGPGEDEVRTMLTNGHIAWRSGKTWFSASLNSSDSVSSEFMGLAPSSDAVFAYSPVADLAVTAERPLAGGRLGVSVVGGRADYGAANGALISWRKGGTGLKAGLLDEQGTVFGTPTGSGALRFGDGARTAFLEVAQSAQLGSWRLSGYASLGATRLKLADDMLLTDAGTFLTSRFAVSMSRSAFGGTLRLGLAQPLTVVSGEGTYTIGSGYDLATRSLLFTDRRVDFAGAIDPLLTVGFEKGGPRSLLRMGMASTADVRDLRALGTWRLVLN
- the gor gene encoding glutathione-disulfide reductase — translated: MSEYDYDLFTIGAGSGGVRASRVAAAHGARVAVAEEFRVGGTCVIRGCVPKKMLVYGAHFAEDLEDAKHFGWDIPEAKFDWVKLRDNVLNDVDRLNGLYTQTLTSHEVEIFHERARITGPHEITLSSGEKKTAKVILIATGARPHVPSCPGHELGITSNEAFHLDAIPGRVLIAGAGYIANEFAGIFNEFGAKVTLMNRSDQLLRGYDESVRDRLLQISLTKGIEFRFNAQFEKIEQNEDGSLKVSMSNHDPMDVDCVLFATGRVPNVEGLGLEDVGVEVDDKGAIKVDEYSQTSVDHIYAVGDVTNRVQLTPVAIREGQAFADTVFGDKPTTVDYSCIPSAVFSHPPIAGVGMTEGEANRTLGSVRVYTSDFRPMKNVVAHRNERSLYKMICDAETDRVVGLHMIGPEAPEIMQAAAIAVKAGLTKADFDATVAVHPTMSEELVLLK
- a CDS encoding cytochrome c oxidase assembly protein — protein: MRVFRWLPASLLAVLSTPALAHGGHVHADASPWTLWQLSPEIIVGLVVVALIYWKGSRHGLVAERWRLVAFNGGLLALFVALISPVERLADHIFAVHQVEHMLLRTVAPMLIFLARPQAALVRGLPRGVSRFFAGSGPLRGLVEFLRIPFVATVLFLAASLFWMLPHWHDLAILDEPIHYMWHISLLVTGLNFFSVIFDRRAAPQGPGLGARLAMFVFAALGNIVLGAFLTFKTIPLYDAYLALGHMWHVSMLTDEQTGGIIMWIPGTMMFAISALVVIHRWGSEEERLVSRRMRTGRELTAERGPANRALAIGLAGFALLMLAVTVSVVAVIDHPHDKARDFGLSGKIPG